From a single Pseudobutyrivibrio xylanivorans genomic region:
- a CDS encoding FKBP-type peptidyl-prolyl cis-trans isomerase, translating into MKKRLLALVLICTMAFSLSACGKKEDKAETKTEKTEKASDAAPIEYDVDEYVTLGDYKGLEISLENTYEYSDEGFEEYLNTKIADAGVYVEDSDKKEVEEDSIVNVDYVGSQDGVAFDGGSAEDQMIDVANNCSTSGSGYIDGFTSGLAGHSVGEEVAYEVTFPEQYGNADLAGKTVTFTFQINYVAKAIATKADLTDKIVSDNFSYDSVDKYVSAMKDDYESSLKSDLANDTQTAVLNALINNSTVSGVPEELLQARVDMYLKVYDKQYEAYGTTAKEYFESMGQDYDQYVESLKTSVEESTKTELILEAVARAEGIAIDEDGYKEFISSVMGSTGSQEDDTAFYDIYSVDGYTGERYFRQAYLTQKALDFCKDNANVTLGVKSAD; encoded by the coding sequence ATGAAAAAAAGATTATTAGCATTAGTTTTAATATGCACAATGGCCTTTTCTCTTTCTGCCTGTGGAAAGAAAGAAGATAAAGCTGAAACTAAGACAGAGAAGACAGAAAAGGCTAGTGATGCCGCACCAATAGAGTATGACGTTGATGAATATGTTACCTTGGGTGATTACAAGGGCCTTGAGATTTCTCTTGAGAATACCTACGAATATTCAGATGAAGGCTTTGAAGAGTACTTAAACACAAAGATAGCAGATGCAGGCGTATATGTTGAGGACTCAGATAAGAAAGAGGTTGAAGAGGATTCAATCGTTAATGTAGATTATGTTGGCTCTCAGGACGGAGTTGCTTTTGACGGTGGCTCAGCTGAGGATCAGATGATTGATGTTGCCAACAATTGCTCTACATCAGGTTCAGGCTATATTGATGGCTTTACATCAGGACTTGCAGGACATTCTGTTGGCGAGGAGGTTGCTTACGAGGTTACTTTCCCTGAACAGTACGGAAATGCTGATTTAGCAGGCAAGACAGTTACATTTACATTCCAGATTAACTATGTTGCAAAGGCTATTGCAACAAAGGCTGATTTAACAGACAAAATCGTTTCTGATAACTTTAGCTATGATTCGGTTGATAAGTATGTTTCAGCAATGAAGGACGATTATGAGTCAAGTCTTAAGTCAGACCTTGCAAATGATACTCAGACAGCCGTTTTAAATGCATTGATTAACAACAGCACTGTTTCAGGGGTTCCAGAGGAATTGCTTCAGGCTCGCGTTGATATGTACCTTAAGGTGTACGACAAACAGTACGAAGCTTACGGCACAACAGCTAAGGAATATTTCGAGTCTATGGGGCAGGATTACGACCAGTACGTTGAGAGCCTAAAGACAAGCGTTGAGGAGTCTACAAAGACAGAGCTTATCCTTGAAGCAGTTGCAAGAGCTGAGGGTATTGCGATAGACGAGGATGGCTATAAGGAATTCATCTCAAGCGTTATGGGTTCAACAGGCTCACAGGAAGATGATACAGCCTTCTATGACATCTATTCTGTTGACGGCTATACAGGTGAGAGATACTTCCGTCAGGCATACTTAACACAGAAGGCATTGGATTTCTGCAAGGACAATGCAAATGTTACTCTCGGGGTTAAATCAGCAGATTAG
- the scfA gene encoding six-cysteine ranthipeptide SCIFF codes for MEHIKTLNTARLQNTVKEGGCGECQTSCQSACKTSCTVGNQSCEHSK; via the coding sequence ATGGAACACATCAAAACATTAAATACTGCTAGATTACAGAATACTGTAAAGGAAGGCGGATGCGGCGAGTGCCAGACATCATGCCAGTCAGCTTGCAAGACTTCTTGCACAGTTGGTAACCAGAGCTGTGAGCATTCTAAGTAA
- a CDS encoding response regulator, whose product MNKILVVEDEKLIRQGISAMIKRSGVPYEEVIECSNGLQALDILKTTRIDVMLTDIRMPKMNGIELVQAVQELDNPPLSVAVSGYDDFSYAVEMMRQGVREYILKPVERDKLKEVLTKLDEELNNRRLDEEKTELTDTKLLKYFLQDSGTTSDDIKLIAKKIKDEVGQQFNVYVAPIGSLPEEKCGIILKNVLGSNVMIVSSERTIHNIRYVGVSDSYSDASDLKKAYTQARDRRMEAFLQNMSVVDEDLPEIPEMLLQSAQKYTDKKSISARVQLMGTDRAKDLKKEWEGFFIAAIRGQIPASDFLDSIEFFITEFTGTFREEVPVELKNVMEIDCLDIYREKFMSFILERQSEFMLKNDSDNTSSKMQEAIKYIKENYSTDLNMAVVSNHISMNYSLFSTEFKNFTGTNFVTYVKDLRMAEAKELLANTDLKVNEISAQVGYDNEKHFMKSFKSYVGVSPTEYRKNASALR is encoded by the coding sequence ATGAATAAAATTCTAGTTGTTGAAGATGAAAAGCTAATAAGACAGGGAATTTCTGCAATGATCAAAAGAAGTGGGGTCCCATATGAAGAGGTAATAGAGTGCAGTAATGGCTTGCAAGCCTTGGATATACTGAAGACTACCAGGATTGACGTGATGCTGACGGATATTAGAATGCCAAAGATGAATGGCATTGAATTGGTTCAGGCGGTGCAGGAGCTGGATAATCCTCCTCTTTCAGTGGCAGTCAGCGGCTATGATGATTTTTCCTACGCAGTAGAAATGATGAGACAGGGAGTGAGGGAGTATATCTTAAAGCCTGTTGAAAGAGATAAGCTGAAGGAAGTTCTTACAAAGCTTGATGAGGAACTGAACAATCGAAGACTAGACGAGGAAAAGACAGAGCTTACTGATACAAAGCTTTTGAAGTATTTTCTTCAGGATAGTGGAACAACCTCTGATGACATCAAGCTTATAGCTAAAAAAATAAAGGATGAGGTTGGGCAGCAGTTTAATGTGTATGTTGCTCCTATTGGAAGTCTTCCAGAAGAAAAGTGTGGAATTATTCTAAAAAACGTTTTGGGGTCCAATGTTATGATAGTTTCATCAGAGAGAACTATTCATAATATAAGATATGTTGGTGTCAGTGATTCCTATTCAGATGCATCGGATTTAAAAAAGGCATACACTCAGGCAAGGGATAGAAGAATGGAAGCTTTTTTGCAGAATATGAGTGTAGTAGATGAGGACTTACCTGAAATTCCGGAAATGCTATTGCAATCAGCTCAGAAATACACAGATAAAAAATCCATATCTGCCCGAGTGCAATTGATGGGTACAGATAGAGCAAAAGACCTTAAAAAGGAGTGGGAGGGCTTTTTTATTGCTGCAATAAGAGGACAGATTCCAGCTTCTGATTTTTTAGATTCGATTGAATTTTTTATTACTGAGTTCACGGGAACTTTTAGAGAAGAAGTACCGGTAGAGCTTAAAAATGTAATGGAGATTGATTGCCTTGATATTTACCGTGAGAAATTTATGAGCTTTATTTTGGAGAGACAATCAGAGTTTATGCTAAAAAATGATTCTGATAATACCTCTTCAAAAATGCAGGAAGCCATTAAATACATAAAGGAAAATTATTCAACAGATTTGAATATGGCAGTTGTAAGCAACCATATATCAATGAATTATTCATTGTTCTCCACAGAGTTTAAAAACTTTACAGGTACTAATTTTGTCACCTATGTAAAGGATCTTAGAATGGCAGAAGCAAAGGAACTTTTGGCCAATACAGACTTAAAGGTAAATGAGATTTCTGCCCAGGTCGGATATGACAATGAAAAACATTTTATGAAAAGCTTCAAATCCTATGTGGGGGTGTCACCAACCGAATATAGAAAGAATGCAAGTGCTTTGCGATAA